Proteins co-encoded in one Papaver somniferum cultivar HN1 chromosome 5, ASM357369v1, whole genome shotgun sequence genomic window:
- the LOC113281855 gene encoding cytochrome P450 CYP749A22-like, with product MKMGVAEIPQLLLVTFPVGFVGLYLLLILIKFLHKVWWNPIQVTKILSSQGIKGPPYKFLHGNTKEIFTKLHGTRSKPMKDLSHQIFPYIQPFQHSCIKDYGRNFLCWIGSKPQLFITEVELVKEILNNKDGAYPKWKAEGYGKKLLGDGLVTAEGNKWVRQRKLANHAFHAEGLKGMVPAMIASVEIMVEKWKAYEGKEIEVFDEFRIMTSEVISRTAFGSSYVEGKNIFGMLVKLGSLLSANFLKIRLPVIRKLMPTEEDTESDRLEREIRKSIIGLIKTREVKVKRGELEGGYGNDYLGVLVKAFHESDDNKKISVDDMVDECKTFYFAGHETTTSLLTWTCLLLAIHTEWQDKARKEVFELLGENKITADDNFLGKLKIMNMIINETLRLYPPVVALSRRVGKKVNLGNKIILPPNIEVSVSTLAFQHNPDIWGADVHLFKPERFSKGIVKATNNNSMAFSPFGLGPRFCVGSNFAITEAKIALVMILQRFHFTLSPAYIHSPSQRITTRPQHGLQIMLHAL from the exons ATGAAAATGGGTGTTGCAGAAATCCCACAGCTACTACTAGTTACGTTTCCAGTTGGTTTTGTTGGGTTGTATCTCTTGCTAATTCTCATCAAATTTCTTCACAAAGTATGGTGGAATCCGATTCAAGTAACAAAAATCTTATCTTCTCAAGGAATCAAAGGTCCTCCTTACAAATTCCTCCATGGAAATACCAAAGAAATCTTCACAAAATTACATGGAACTAGAAGCAAACCAATGAAGGACTTATCACATCAAATCTTCCCGTATATTCAACCTTTCCAACACTCGTGCATCAAAGATTACG ggAGGAATTTTCTTTGTTGGATTGGATCAAAACCTCAATTGTTTATAACCGAGGTCGAATTAGTCAAAGAGATATTGAACAATAAAGATGGGGCATACCCAAAATGGAAAGCAGAAGGATATGGGAAAAAGTTACTAGGAGACGGGCTTGTGACAGCGGAAGGAAATAAATGGGTTAGACAACGTAAATTAGCTAACCATGCTTTTCATGCTGAGGGCTTAAAG GGAATGGTTCCAGCCATGATAGCGTCTGTTGAAATAATGGTAGAGAAGTGGAAAGCTTATGAAGGAAAAGAGATAGAAGTGTTCGATGAATTTAGAATCATGACATCCGAAGTAATATCAAGGACTGCTTTCGGAAGTAGTTATGTTGAAGGAAAGAACATTTTCGGGATGTTGGTCAAGTTAGGTTCACTTTTATCTGCCAATTTTCTTAAAATAAGGCTTCCTGTTATCAG AAAACTTATGCCAACGGAAGAAGACACTGAATCAGATAGGCTTGAAAGAGAAATCAGAAAATCAATTATAGGATTAATAAAGACAAGAGAAGTAAAAGTGAAGAGGGGAGAACTGGAAGGGGGATATGGGAATGATTATCTTGGAGTGCTAGTGAAAGCCTTTCATGAATCTGACGACAACAAAAAGatttctgtggatgatatggttgATGAATGCAAAACTTTCTATTTTGCTGGCCATGAAACAACAACTAGTTTACTTACATGGACATGTCTACTTTTAGCCATTCATACAGAATGGCAAGACAAAGCAAGAAAGGAGGTCTTTGAGTTGCTTGGGGAAAACAAAATTACTGCTGATGACAATTTCCTTGGGAAACTGAAAATC ATGAATATGATCATTAATGAAACTCTAAGGCTTTACCCACCGGTTGTTGCACTTTCAAGAAGAGTTGGAAAAAAAGTAAATCTGGGTAACAAGATAATTCTTCCACCAAATATAGAAGTAAGCGTCTCAACCTTAGCCTTCCAGCACAATCCAGATATATGGGGAGCAGATGTCCATCTTTTCAAACCAGAGAGATTTTCTAAGGGTATCGTGAAAGCAACAAACAACAACAGCATGGCCTTTTCTCCATTTGGTTTGGGGCCTCGTTTTTGCGTTGGTTCAAACTTTGCTATCACTGAAGCCAAGATTGCTCTTGTCATGATTCTTCAGCGCTTCCATTTTACACTTTCCCCTGCTTATATTCACTCACCATCACAACGCATCACTACTCGTCCTCAACATGGACTTCAAATCATGTTACATGCATTGTAG